The Polyangiaceae bacterium genome includes a region encoding these proteins:
- a CDS encoding VWA domain-containing protein, protein MRRLLSTAALLAGVLGVSHACSGGDRAKPYSNGGQDAGSTGGGGGLDATLSDGPPSPDAQGLCGNLVIPVITERPNVYFVVDRSGSMSDPLPKSSYNKYVNARIAIGKLLRAIGHRLRYGAAVFPMPGGTQQGCHAGAEIFPTQDGDPASYAAEGKSGPVLSKLLAVLGGYDPNGGTPTSPTLELLAPTLAALPGKTFVVLATDGAPNCNANATCSPDECMANIEGLYLDPSTPCAAPINCCDPKLVSNGPELCVDRQATVDVVQKLFDAGIGTYVIGMPGAEPYAKVLNEVATAGGTAKPVEPYYYPVQDQDELTSALKEIGIKVAITCTVDLGTAPPDKSLVNVYLDTTLVQLDPVDGWSWVDDTTVELAGEACEKLKSGDVLQVQVVAGCPTSVK, encoded by the coding sequence GTGCGTCGGCTGCTCTCGACGGCTGCTCTGCTGGCTGGGGTGTTGGGGGTCTCCCACGCCTGCAGCGGCGGGGACCGCGCCAAGCCCTATTCGAACGGCGGCCAAGACGCTGGCTCGACGGGGGGCGGAGGCGGCCTCGACGCGACATTGTCGGACGGCCCGCCTTCTCCGGACGCCCAGGGCTTGTGCGGCAACCTGGTGATCCCGGTGATCACCGAGCGGCCGAACGTCTACTTCGTGGTGGACCGCTCCGGCAGCATGAGCGATCCGCTGCCGAAGAGCTCGTACAACAAATACGTCAACGCGCGCATCGCCATCGGCAAGCTGCTGCGCGCCATCGGCCATCGCCTCCGCTATGGCGCCGCGGTCTTCCCGATGCCCGGCGGGACCCAGCAGGGCTGTCACGCCGGCGCGGAGATCTTCCCCACGCAAGACGGCGACCCGGCCAGCTACGCCGCCGAAGGCAAGAGCGGGCCCGTGCTCTCGAAGCTCCTGGCGGTGCTCGGCGGCTACGACCCCAACGGCGGCACGCCGACCTCGCCCACGCTGGAGCTGCTCGCGCCGACGCTGGCCGCCCTGCCGGGCAAGACCTTCGTCGTGCTCGCGACCGACGGCGCACCCAACTGCAACGCGAACGCGACCTGCAGCCCCGACGAGTGCATGGCGAACATCGAGGGGCTCTACCTCGATCCGTCCACGCCGTGCGCGGCACCGATCAACTGCTGCGATCCGAAGTTGGTCTCGAACGGACCCGAGCTGTGCGTCGATCGACAAGCGACGGTGGACGTCGTGCAGAAGCTGTTCGACGCAGGCATCGGCACCTACGTCATCGGCATGCCCGGCGCGGAGCCCTACGCCAAGGTGCTGAACGAGGTCGCGACGGCCGGCGGTACGGCCAAGCCCGTCGAGCCGTATTACTACCCAGTTCAGGACCAGGATGAGCTCACTTCCGCGCTGAAGGAGATCGGCATCAAGGTGGCGATCACGTGCACCGTCGATCTCGGCACGGCGCCGCCGGACAAGAGCCTGGTGAACGTGTACCTGGACACCACTTTGGTTCAGCTCGATCCCGTGGACGGCTGGAGCTGGGTCGATGACACGACCGTCGAGCTCGCGGGCGAGGCTTGCGAGAAGCTGAAGAGCGGCGACGTGCTCCAGGTCCAGGTCGTCGCGGGCTGTCCCACTTCCGTGAAGTGA
- a CDS encoding chorismate mutase: MDAEPTLSELRDQIDRIDDRLLELLAERVRVALRIGELKNEGGLPVYDPERERSIYLRLCQRAMAPLTPDVVRRVFERIVDETRWAEQRAKR; encoded by the coding sequence GTGGATGCCGAGCCCACGCTCTCGGAGCTGCGCGATCAGATCGATCGCATCGACGACCGCTTGCTGGAGCTGCTCGCCGAGCGGGTACGCGTCGCGCTGCGCATCGGCGAGCTGAAGAACGAAGGTGGGCTACCGGTGTACGATCCGGAGCGCGAGCGCAGCATCTACCTCAGGTTGTGCCAGCGCGCGATGGCGCCGCTGACGCCGGACGTGGTGCGCCGGGTCTTCGAGCGCATCGTGGACGAGACGCGCTGGGCAGAGCAGCGCGCGAAGCGCTGA